Sequence from the Corallococcus soli genome:
GCTGTCGGGCGTGAGTGAGTTCCCGGCCCGGGTGAAGTGCGCGAGCCTGGCGTGGCACACGCTGCACGCGGCGCTGGATGGCCGCTCCACGTCGGTGTCGACGGAGTAGGGGAGGGAACACGATGCGAGGCGCGATGACGATCACCGAGCGCGACGTGGACGCGATGCTCATCCCCAGCGGGGACAAGGTGTTGCTGCCGGCGGGCTCGGAGTTGACGGTGGTGCAGACGCTGGGCGGCAACGTCACGGTGCAGGACCCGTACGGCCAGCTCTTCCGCATCGACGAGAAGAACGCGTCGGTGCTGGGCGAGGACTACGCGGCGAAGGCGAAGCCGCAGGCGGACGCCACCGAAGCCCCCCCCGGGGAGTTCCACGAGGAGCAGGTCTGGGAGCAGCTGCGCACGGTGTATGACCCGGAGATCCCGGTGAACATCGTGGAGCTGGGGCTCGTGTACACCTGCAAGGCCACGCCGCTGGA
This genomic interval carries:
- the sufT gene encoding putative Fe-S cluster assembly protein SufT — protein: MRGAMTITERDVDAMLIPSGDKVLLPAGSELTVVQTLGGNVTVQDPYGQLFRIDEKNASVLGEDYAAKAKPQADATEAPPGEFHEEQVWEQLRTVYDPEIPVNIVELGLVYTCKATPLDEGGQRVSIEMTLTAPGCGMGQVLVEDVRQKVSSVPGVKETQVELVWEPQWDQSRMTDVAKLQLGWM